Proteins encoded in a region of the Triticum dicoccoides isolate Atlit2015 ecotype Zavitan chromosome 3A, WEW_v2.0, whole genome shotgun sequence genome:
- the LOC119269513 gene encoding metal tolerance protein 5 translates to MAASGAGAEGEELRLLAAVEAGDAGAPAGEKSWRLNFDGLRPPEAQQERPARGLHHHCLGVIGQAPEDVVAEYYQQQVEMLEGFNEMDALTDRGFLPGMSKEEREQVARSETLAIRLSNIANMVLFAAKVYASVRSGSLAIIASTLDSLLDLLSGFILWFTAFSMQTPNPYRYPIGKKRMQPLGILVFASVMATLGLQIILESTRSLLSDGGEFSLTKEQEKWVVDIMLSVTLVKLALALYCRTFTNEIVKAYAQDHIFDVITNIIGLVAALLANYFEGWIDPVGAIILAIYTIRTWSMTVLENVHSLVGQSASPEYLQKLTYLCWNHHKAVRHIDTVRAYTFGSHYFVEVDIVLPAGMPLQEAHDIGEALQEKLERLPEIERAFVHLDYEFTHRPEHALSHDK, encoded by the exons ATGGCGGCCAGTGGAGCCGGAGCGGAGGGCGAGGAGCTGCGGCTGCTCGCCGCCGTCGAGGCCGGCGACGCCGGCGCGCCCGCGGGGGAGAAGTCGTGGCGCCTCAACTTCGACGGCTTGCGCCCGCCGGAGgcgcagcaggagaggcccgcccgaggGCTCCACCACCACTGCCTCGGCGTCATAG GTCAAGCTCCTGAGGATGTTGTCGCTGAATACTACCAACAGCAAGTGGAAATGCTGGAGGGTTTCAATGAAATGGATGCGCTGACAGATCGTGGTTTTCTTCCTGGAATGTCCAAG GAAGAGCGTGAACAGGTTGCTAGGAGTGAAACATTAGCCATCCGGCTGTCAAACATTGCAAACATGGTTCTTTTTGCTGCAAAAGTGTATGCTTCAGTACGTAGTGGCTCGCTTGCTATTATAGCTTCCACTTTGGATTCTCTTCTTGACTTGTTATCGGGGTTCATCTTATGGTTTACTGCATTTTCTATGCAAACACCAAATCCCTACAGATACCCAATTGGTAAAAAGCGCATGCAGCCGCTG GGAATACTTGTCTTTGCCTCAGTCATGGCAACGCTTGGCCTTCAGATCATCTTAGAATCAACTCGATCACTGTTGTCTGAT GGTGGTGAATTCAGCTTGACGAAGGAGCAGGAAAAGTGGGTTGTGGACATCATGCTCTCAGTGACGCTGGTGAAACTTGCCCTGGCTTTATATTGCCGCACGTTCACCAACGAAATCGTCAAGGCTTATGCGCAGGATCACATTTTCGATGTTATCACTAATATAATTGGCCTTGTGGCTGCACTGCTCGCAAATTATTTTGAAGGATGGATCGACCCAGTTGGTGCAATTATT CTAGCAATCTACACCATCAGGACATGGTCCATGACGGTGCTGGAAAACGTACACTCGCTCGTCGGGCAGTCGGCTTCGCCAGAGTACCTTCAGAAGCTGACCTACCTTTGCTGGAACCACCACAAGGCCGTGAGGCACATCGACACGGTGCGTGCCTACACGTTCGGCTCGCACTACTTCGTGGAGGTGGACATCGTGCTGCCGGCCGGTATGCCGCTGCAGGAGGCGCACGACATCGGCGAGGCCCTGCAGGAGAAGCTGGAGCGCCTGCCTGAGATCGAGCGCGCCTTCGTGCACCTTGATTACGAGTTCACCCATCGGCCTGAGCACGCTCTGTCCCACGACAAGTAG